From Streptomyces sp. Edi4, one genomic window encodes:
- a CDS encoding DUF5994 family protein, producing the protein MTLRPPSSLLPVRLRLTSRGNGPRPIDGVWWPRSDDLTTELPRLIRALPHSWPRIAHVTANATMWSAFPGRILVANQVIQLHRASSHRTPDTICLVAPGHGRWDLLVVRTRTERTEALRLLSIADGPAAGGRTQPVPTDARTGISEPAARAVVGPVRRSP; encoded by the coding sequence ATGACCCTGCGCCCCCCTTCTTCGCTGCTGCCGGTACGCCTGCGCCTGACATCGCGGGGCAACGGTCCCCGCCCCATCGACGGCGTCTGGTGGCCCCGCTCGGATGACCTGACCACCGAACTGCCCCGCCTGATCCGCGCGTTGCCCCACTCGTGGCCGCGAATCGCCCACGTCACCGCGAACGCGACCATGTGGTCGGCCTTCCCCGGCCGGATCCTCGTCGCCAACCAAGTGATCCAACTGCACCGAGCCAGCAGCCACCGCACCCCTGACACGATCTGCCTCGTCGCCCCCGGCCACGGCCGATGGGACCTGCTGGTCGTCCGCACTCGCACCGAGAGAACCGAGGCACTGCGCCTCCTGTCCATCGCGGACGGCCCCGCCGCGGGAGGCAGGACCCAGCCGGTGCCGACCGACGCTCGGACAGGCATTTCGGAGCCGGCGGCGCGGGCCGTCGTTGGCCCTGTTCGCCGCTCGCCGTAG
- a CDS encoding ANTAR domain-containing protein has translation MENTALAQALADTATIAIRQQRTLEQTYVERDQLQAALTSRIVIEQAEGILAERWHTSPDDTFTRFRTYARTTACASATSPTRSSTTVRTAAVRSEAGHPRAAPPGSLTLGALPRAYLPLVFPSHGGNVAGRHPTGLLAPGLCWRGRRNGVRTTQPRHGSETRALQTMRPGWSRTANNPRLQPPGSSMAGFRGPPATPTAIKDPHVGRRGGEPRTPRAPGRRQPGGGRETSFRGELRRDGCHLGTPIATRAVLVGVAAS, from the coding sequence GTGGAGAACACCGCGCTCGCCCAGGCACTCGCGGACACCGCCACCATCGCGATCCGCCAGCAGCGCACCCTGGAACAGACCTACGTCGAGCGCGACCAGCTCCAGGCCGCACTGACCAGCCGGATCGTCATAGAACAGGCCGAAGGCATCCTCGCGGAACGCTGGCACACCAGCCCCGACGACACCTTCACCCGCTTCCGCACCTATGCCCGGACCACGGCCTGCGCATCTGCGACCTCGCCCACCAGATCATCAACAACGGTCCGCACGGCAGCCGTCCGGTCTGAGGCCGGTCACCCTCGCGCGGCGCCACCCGGGTCTCTCACCTTGGGTGCGCTGCCCCGCGCGTACCTGCCACTTGTGTTTCCCAGCCACGGGGGAAATGTGGCCGGTCGGCACCCTACCGGGCTGCTCGCTCCCGGCCTATGTTGGCGGGGCAGGCGCAACGGGGTTCGCACGACGCAACCCCGTCACGGCTCCGAGACCCGAGCCCTTCAGACCATGAGGCCCGGCTGGAGCCGCACCGCCAACAACCCGCGGCTCCAGCCTCCAGGGTCCTCCATGGCAGGATTCCGGGGCCCTCCCGCGACCCCCACTGCCATCAAGGACCCGCACGTGGGACGACGAGGAGGGGAGCCTCGCACCCCACGCGCCCCCGGCCGCCGCCAGCCCGGCGGCGGCCGTGAGACTTCGTTCAGAGGTGAATTGAGGCGCGATGGGTGCCACCTAGGCACCCCTATTGCCACCCGGGCCGTGTTGGTGGGCGTCGCGGCCAGTTGA
- a CDS encoding ABC transporter ATP-binding protein, which translates to MTEGVRQGWARRLTGYAWRYRRDVVLALGSSLGGMAVMALVPLITKVVIDDVIGDHTRSLAVWTGLLIACAVVVYAMTYIRRYYGGRLALDVQHDLRTEMYRTITRLDGRRQDELSTGQVVGRATSDLQLIQGLLFMLPMTIGNILLFVISVVIMAWLSPLLTLVALAVAPALWFIAKRSRTRLFPATWYAQGQAAAVAGVVDGAVSGVRVVKGFGQEDQETGKLREVGRKLFAGRLRTIKLNARYTPALQAVPALGQVAMLALGGWLATRGQITLGTFVAFSTYLAQLVGPVRMLAMVLTVGQQARAGVERVLELIDTEPSMADGTKELPADAPATVEFDDVRFGYDDERPVLDGFSLDIRPGETVAVVGSSGSGKSTVSLLLPRFYDVAHGAVLVGGHDVRELTLSSLRAAIGLVPEDSFLFSDTIRANIAYGKPDATQEEIDRAARAAQADGFIAELPKGYDTTVGEHGLTLSGGQRQRIALARAILTDPRLLVLDDATSAVDARVEHEIHEALKSVMAGRTTLLIAHRRSTLALADRIAVLDGGRLAAIGTHDELQRDSALYRRLLTDPDELGAVSPGHTPAAPAAEEDDHSVRDELDAEFDAERGITPPLWIREDKAESAAPGGMPFPKLSTSFEQGRPQSPELLAQVEALPPATDVPGIDEAKAVQPEESYGLRGLLRGFGLPLLVSLLLVAIDAGGSLILPVLIRHGIDQGVTKLALGAVWAASGLALLTVAVQWLAQTGETRMTGRTGERVLYTLRLKIFAQLQRLGLDYYERELTGRIMTRMTTDVDALSTFLQTGLVTAFVSVVTFFGIMVALLFIDLQLALVVFATLPLLVIGTYVFRKKSVKAYELARERISVVNADLQESVSGLRIVQAFRREHDGAERFAKRSDHYRAARVRGQWLISVYFPFVQLLSSVAAAAVLIVGAHRVDGGTLTTGALVAYLLYIDLFFAPVQQLSQVFDGYQQAAVSLKRIQELLQEKTSTSAAAEPLDVRSLRGEIAFENVDFAYRAADAGDTGDAAQESEDALSGIDLRIPAGQTVAFVGETGAGKSTLVKLVARFYDPTGGRVTVDGTDLRDLDITAYRHRLGVVPQEAYLFAGTVRDAIAYGRPDASDAQVEAAARAVGAHDMIATLDGGYLHEVAERGRNLSAGQRQLIALARAELVDPDVLLLDEATAALDLATEAQVNQATDRLTGRRTTLVVAHRLTTAARADRVIVMDGGRVAEDGTHAELLAAGGVYARLWHTFTATPVPTA; encoded by the coding sequence GTGACGGAGGGTGTGCGACAGGGGTGGGCGCGCAGGCTGACCGGGTACGCCTGGCGGTACCGGCGCGATGTGGTGCTGGCGCTCGGCTCGTCGCTCGGCGGCATGGCCGTCATGGCGCTCGTGCCGCTGATCACCAAGGTCGTCATCGACGACGTCATCGGCGACCACACGCGCTCCCTCGCCGTGTGGACCGGGCTCCTCATAGCCTGCGCCGTCGTGGTGTACGCGATGACGTACATACGGCGGTACTACGGAGGGCGCCTCGCCCTCGACGTCCAGCACGACCTGCGCACCGAGATGTACCGCACGATCACCCGGCTCGACGGGCGGCGCCAGGACGAGCTGTCCACGGGGCAGGTCGTCGGCCGGGCCACCAGCGACCTCCAGCTGATCCAGGGCCTGCTCTTCATGCTGCCGATGACCATCGGCAACATCCTGCTCTTCGTCATCTCCGTCGTGATCATGGCGTGGCTCTCGCCGCTGCTCACCCTCGTCGCCCTCGCGGTGGCCCCCGCCCTGTGGTTCATCGCCAAGCGCAGCCGCACCCGCCTCTTCCCCGCCACCTGGTACGCCCAGGGCCAGGCGGCCGCCGTCGCCGGGGTCGTGGACGGCGCGGTGTCCGGGGTCCGCGTCGTCAAGGGCTTCGGCCAGGAGGACCAGGAGACCGGCAAGCTGCGCGAAGTGGGGCGCAAGCTGTTCGCGGGCCGCCTGCGCACGATCAAGCTGAACGCCCGCTACACCCCCGCCCTCCAGGCCGTCCCCGCGCTCGGCCAGGTCGCCATGCTGGCCCTCGGCGGCTGGCTCGCCACCCGGGGCCAGATCACGCTCGGTACGTTCGTCGCGTTCTCCACCTACCTCGCCCAGCTCGTCGGGCCCGTGCGCATGCTCGCCATGGTGCTCACCGTGGGCCAGCAGGCCCGGGCCGGCGTCGAACGCGTCCTTGAGCTGATCGACACCGAGCCGTCCATGGCGGACGGCACGAAGGAACTGCCCGCCGACGCTCCCGCCACCGTCGAATTCGACGACGTGCGCTTCGGCTACGACGACGAGCGGCCCGTCCTTGACGGCTTCTCGCTCGACATCCGCCCCGGCGAGACCGTCGCCGTGGTCGGCTCCTCCGGCTCCGGCAAGTCCACCGTCTCCCTGCTCCTGCCACGCTTCTACGACGTCGCGCACGGCGCCGTCCTCGTCGGCGGCCACGACGTGCGCGAGCTGACCCTCTCCTCGCTGCGCGCCGCGATCGGCCTGGTCCCCGAGGACTCCTTCCTCTTCTCCGACACCATCCGCGCCAACATCGCGTACGGGAAGCCGGACGCCACACAGGAGGAGATCGACAGGGCGGCCCGCGCCGCCCAGGCCGACGGGTTCATCGCCGAGCTGCCCAAGGGGTACGACACCACCGTCGGCGAACACGGCCTGACGCTCTCCGGCGGCCAGCGCCAGCGCATCGCGCTCGCCCGCGCCATCCTCACCGACCCCCGCCTGCTCGTCCTGGACGACGCGACCTCGGCGGTCGACGCCCGCGTCGAGCACGAGATCCACGAGGCCCTGAAGTCGGTCATGGCCGGCCGCACCACGCTGCTCATCGCGCACCGCCGCTCCACCCTCGCGCTCGCCGACCGCATCGCCGTCCTCGACGGCGGACGGCTCGCCGCGATCGGCACCCACGACGAGCTCCAGCGCGACAGCGCGCTCTACCGCCGCCTGCTCACCGACCCCGACGAGCTGGGCGCGGTGTCGCCCGGACACACCCCGGCCGCACCCGCCGCCGAGGAGGACGATCACTCCGTACGGGACGAGCTGGACGCGGAGTTCGACGCCGAGCGCGGCATCACGCCGCCGCTGTGGATCCGCGAGGACAAGGCGGAGTCCGCCGCCCCCGGCGGCATGCCCTTCCCCAAGCTCTCAACTTCGTTCGAGCAGGGCAGGCCCCAATCGCCCGAACTGCTCGCCCAGGTCGAGGCGTTGCCGCCCGCGACCGATGTGCCGGGCATCGACGAGGCGAAGGCGGTCCAGCCGGAGGAGTCGTACGGCCTGCGTGGGCTGCTGCGGGGCTTCGGCCTCCCCCTGCTCGTCTCGCTCCTCCTCGTGGCGATCGACGCGGGCGGCTCCCTCATCCTGCCCGTCCTGATCCGGCACGGCATCGACCAGGGCGTCACCAAGCTCGCGCTGGGCGCGGTGTGGGCGGCGTCCGGGCTCGCCCTGCTCACCGTCGCCGTGCAGTGGCTCGCCCAGACCGGCGAGACCCGCATGACCGGACGCACCGGCGAACGCGTCCTCTACACCCTGCGCCTGAAGATCTTCGCGCAGCTCCAGCGGCTCGGACTCGACTACTACGAACGGGAGTTGACCGGCCGGATCATGACCCGCATGACGACGGACGTGGACGCGCTGTCCACGTTCCTCCAGACGGGTCTGGTCACCGCGTTCGTCTCCGTCGTCACGTTCTTCGGCATCATGGTCGCGCTGCTCTTCATCGACCTCCAGCTCGCCCTCGTCGTCTTCGCGACGCTCCCGCTGCTCGTCATCGGCACGTACGTTTTCCGCAAGAAGAGCGTGAAGGCGTACGAGCTGGCCCGTGAGCGGATCAGCGTCGTCAACGCCGACCTCCAGGAGTCGGTGTCGGGTCTGCGCATCGTGCAGGCGTTCCGGCGCGAGCACGACGGGGCCGAGCGGTTCGCGAAGCGCAGCGACCACTACCGCGCGGCGCGGGTGCGCGGGCAGTGGCTGATCTCGGTGTACTTCCCCTTCGTGCAGCTCCTGTCGTCGGTGGCGGCGGCCGCCGTCCTGATCGTGGGCGCGCACCGGGTCGACGGCGGCACCCTGACCACGGGTGCGCTCGTCGCCTACCTCCTCTACATCGACCTGTTCTTCGCGCCCGTCCAGCAGCTCTCGCAGGTCTTCGACGGCTACCAGCAGGCGGCGGTATCGCTCAAGCGGATCCAGGAACTCCTCCAGGAGAAGACCTCCACGTCGGCGGCGGCCGAACCGCTCGACGTGCGCTCCCTGCGCGGGGAGATCGCCTTCGAGAACGTCGACTTCGCGTACCGGGCCGCCGATGCGGGCGATACGGGCGATGCCGCCCAGGAGTCCGAGGACGCGCTCAGCGGCATCGACCTGCGCATACCGGCCGGGCAGACCGTCGCCTTCGTCGGCGAGACCGGCGCGGGCAAGTCCACCCTGGTCAAGCTGGTGGCGCGCTTCTACGATCCGACGGGCGGGCGGGTGACGGTCGACGGCACGGACCTGCGTGACCTCGACATCACCGCCTACCGGCACCGGCTCGGGGTGGTCCCGCAGGAGGCGTACCTCTTCGCGGGTACGGTCCGCGACGCCATCGCGTACGGGCGCCCCGACGCGAGCGACGCGCAGGTGGAGGCGGCGGCGCGGGCGGTCGGCGCGCACGACATGATCGCGACGCTGGACGGGGGCTACCTCCACGAGGTCGCCGAGCGCGGCCGCAACCTCTCCGCCGGGCAGCGCCAGCTGATCGCGCTGGCCCGCGCGGAACTGGTCGACCCGGACGTGCTGCTCCTCGACGAGGCGACGGCGGCGCTGGATCTGGCGACCGAGGCCCAGGTCAACCAGGCCACGGACCGCCTGACCGGGCGCCGCACCACGCTGGTGGTCGCCCACCGCCTCACCACGGCGGCCCGCGCGGACCGGGTGATCGTGATGGACGGGGGCCGGGTGGCGGAGGACGGCACGCACGCGGAGCTTCTGGCGGCGGGGGGTGTGTACGCCCGCCTGTGGCACACGTTCACCGCCACCCCGGTCCCCACGGCATAA